The genomic window gaaagtagttgaggccaaaacgttgtgtgatttcaagaagaaattagatatcgctcttggggcatgctaaattgccccttcgtgtcctgaggtgtgataggttagagggattagcagggtaactaagcggggatcgggcctgggtgggattgtggtcggtgcagactcgaagggtggaatgacctccctctgcactgtcgggattctatgatttctaagatttctttgACCCTAAGCCCCTTCCCCCGCATCCCTCGTCCACAGAATCGGcccagtgaactttctctgaactgctgctCACTCCAGTGTGTACCTTCTCAATTTAGGAGGTTAGGCCCCTAGAacaaagtggggcggcacggtggcacagtgggttagcactgctgctccacagctccagggtcccgggttcgattcccggctcgggtcactgtctgtgtggagtttgcacactctccccgtgtctgcgtgggtttcctccgggtgctccggtttcctcccacagtccaaagatgtgcgggttaggttgattggccaggttaaaaaaattgccccttgatgatctatgatgatttctacgaACAAAGACTGCCTTAACTTTAGCCCGGCTGGGGATTGGCACTTTGCAAAGAGCAATAAttagtaaagggatcaaaggatatgggggaaagggggggaagggggggggggatcaggatattgaattcgattatcaaccatgatcaagatgaatggcggagctgtcCTTGGtttcgggaggaaaccggagcacccggaggaaacccacgcagacacggggagaatggccctacttctgcttctagtttccatgcttCTACCTTTGGTAACACTCCAGTTAATATTGCAGAGGAGCTCAAGAAGACTGGGAGCTGCAAACAGGACCTGTTTgccctgtttctgctgatgtgtAAAACAAGGGGGCCCCGGGGATTAAGAGATGTGGAAAATCACAGGCTTCTACTGGGCAGGTCCCTCGGGTGACAACTGGCATCATCGTCAGAGACACAAGGACTCAGCAGTCTCTGCTGCGATCCAGATTGCCAACGGTCGACTCTGAGAGACGGGCTcggacattcagcccctcgccACCCAGCCTTGGGGGGCCCGGTCACTGAACGAGGGCCCCAACCGTTCCGTCAGCGGGTTACGCTTGTCCCGGCACTCCCAAAACCCTCGCCCTGCTCCCAGCTGCGGAAGGTAAGCACTGGGGAACATGTGGCCACTTGTTCCGATGCGAGCGGGAAACTATTTATTGGTCTTTGCAACGTGCCAATCCCCGGCCGGGCTAAAGTTAAGGCAGGCTTTGTTCTAGGGGCCTAACCTCCTAAATTGAGAAGGTACGCACTGGAGTGAGCGGcacttcagagaaagttcactgggCCGATTCTGTGGGTGAGGGATGCGTGTGGGAAGGGGCTTAGGGTcaaagaaatcttagaaatcatagaatccctacagtgcagaaggaggccattccgcccttcgaacctgcaccgaccacaatcccacccaggcccgatccccgcttagttaccctgctaatccctctaacctatcacacccCGGGAtaattaatttagcatgtccaatcaacctaacccgcacgtctttcggactgtgggaggaaaccggagcacccggaggaaacccacgcagacacgggggggagaacgtgctgactccacacagacagtgacccgaggccgggaatcgaacccgggtccctggagctgtgaggcagcagcgctaacccactgtgccaccgtgccgcccatcaccgTCCTCGATGATGCTACCTGGACAAgaatgtgtggcacggtggcacagcgggttagtgctgctgcctcacggtgccagggacccgggttcgattcccggctcggggtcactgtctgtgtggagtttgcacattctccccgtgtctgcgtgggtttcctccgggtgctccggtttcctcccacaggaaagacgtgctggttaggggtgcatcggccgtgctaaattctccctcagtgttacccgaacaggagccggagtgtgggcgactagggggattttcacagtaacttcactgcagtgttaatgtaagccttacttgtgacactaataaataaaaacttttttaaaactttgaaaagtaaacaggcggaggccattcagtccctcggcTCTGCTCCCCCATTGGATGCTCTCATTGTGGCCTgaacaccatgggtgggattttacggccttgctcgagcgggactggaaaatcctgcccaaggacagcggacctttccattgaCCACACTCGTCCATTCcgatcccgtggcgggcgggacgggagaattcggGAGCACGTTGCTGACcataccccccaacccccccaccccccccgcaaccccacccccctgacctccaccgccgcccccccgccgataacctttcaccccttcccCGTCGCCCACAAATCTGTCCAGCTCCGCCTTGAATATATACGATGACCCAGAATTCACCGCTCGCGAgggggagaattccaaagattaatggcgatgggaaaagtgctggaaaatgggaatggatgaaagttttaaagtttacttattagtgtcacaaataggctaacattgacacggcaatgaagttactgtgaaaacccccttctgtatcagcctgccataagaccataagacataggagcagaatgaggccactcggcccatcgagtctgctctgccattcaatcatggctgatatgattctcatagaatcctacagtgcaggaagaagccattcggtccaccaggtctgcaccgaccacaatccggccaggctctatccccataaccacgtgTATTTACTCTACTTaggccccctgatactaaggcaataatggcaatttagcatggccaatccacctaacctgtacatctttggacactcaggggcaattcagcatggccaatccctacaaccctccctatctctgtaacctcctccagcccccacacccccgccctatctctgtaacctcctccagcccccacacccctccctatctctgtaacctccttcagcccctacacccctccctatctctgtatcctcctccaacccctacacccctccctatctctgtaacctcctccagcccccacacccccgccctatctctgtaacctcttccagcccctacacccctcccgatctctgtaacctcctccagcccctacaccccctccctatcactgtaatctcctccagccccctacacccctccctatctctgtaaccccctccagccctctaCAACCCTTCCCATCTCTGTGACCTGCTCCAgcttacaatcctccctatctctgtatcctcctccaacccctacacccctccctatctctgtaacatcctccaggccccacaaacctccctatctctgtaagcccctccagccccctacacccctccctatctctgtaacctcctccagcccctacaaccctccctgtctctgtaacctcctccagcccccacacccctccctatctctgtaacctcttccagcccctacacccctcccgatctctgtaacctcctccagcccctacaccccctccctatcactgtaatctcctccagccccctacacccctccctatctctgtaaccccctccagccctctaCAACCCTTCCCATCTCTGTGACCTGCTCCAgcttacaatcctccctatctatgtatcctcctccagcccccacaaccctccccatctctataacctcttcctatctctgtaacctcctccagccccctacaaccatccctacctctgtaacctcctccagccccctacgattctccctatctctgtaatctcttccagcccctacaatccttcctatctcggtaacctcctccagcccctacacccctccctatctctgtaacctcctccagcccctacacccctccctatctctgtaacctcctccagcccctacaccccctccctatctctgtaacctcctccagcccctacaccccctccctatctctgtaacctcctccagcccttacacccctccctatctctgtaacctcctccagcccccacaaccctccgagatctccatgctcctccaattctggcctcttgaccatcccccccaccattggtggccgtgctcCCAGCTGCCTGGCGGGGGCCCtaggctctggaattctctgcctaaacctctctatctctctctctctctccttctttaagacGCTTGTTAAAACCGACTTCTTTGACCGAGATGTTTTATATTTGTCCTTCTGAGTCTTGGTatcaaaaatattttttattgttgTTGTGTATGTTAAGTGTCTTGGGACAATCTTCTGTAGTAAAGGCACTATCTAAGCGTTAGTTGTTGTTGGAGTCTTGGGTGCCTTGGGAATGAACGAGAAGGGAATTGGTCCATTGGGACTCTAGCTATTGGGAATGGATGCAAAGGGGTTGGATCCATGGAGGCTCCATGTCATcgggaatgaatgggaaggggaatATTCCTTGGGTTTCTCTGTAGTGGGAATGAATGGGGAAGTACTGAGACTTGGATGGTAcagagcaggagtgagtgggaagaGTGTTCAGTGCACCGTGGGGGTTGACCCAATGAGATGGAGTTGGATTCCAAGCCCTCAGgcagtggggaggtgatggcctggtggtattattgctggattattaatccacaaacacagctaatgttctggggttcaaatccccccacggcagatggtgaaatttgaattcaatgaaaaagagTCTGGAATTaaccaatgaccatgaaatcattgtcaattgttgggaaaacccatctggttcactgtacctgggcggcacggttggcaccgtggttagcactgctgcttcacagcgccagggacccgggttcgattcccggctcgggtcactctctgtacgGAAtccgcactttctccccatgtctgcgtgggtttcctctgggtgctccggtttcctcccacactctgaaagacgtgctggttagggtgcattgtcccgaacaggcggcggcagactgtggcgacgaggggaatttcatagtaacttcattgcagtgttaatgtaaaaccttacttgtgattaatcaaTAAACTTTCCTTTACTTTTTctttaatgttcttcagggaaggaaatctgccgtccttaccccggtctggcctacatgtgactccagagccacagccaatgtggttgactctcaactgccctcttaaGTGGCCGAGCGAGAGACTAAGTTAGTGTCATAGAGGGATACAACACCCAAAACAGCGCCCAACTCGTGCATGCCAACCAGGTTCCTGAATTGAAcagcagataaatgtgaggtgatgcattttggtagatcgaaccagggcaggacttactccattaatggtagggccttggggagagttatagaacaaagagatctaggggtacaggttcatagctccttgaaagtggagtcacaggtggacagagtggtgaagaaggcattcggcatacttgggttcatcggtcagaacattgaatacaggagttgggacgtcttgttgaagttgtacaagacattggtaaggccacacttggaatactgtgtgcaattctggtcaccctattatagaaaggatattattaaactagaaagagtgcagaaaagatttactaggatactgccgggacttgatggtttgagttataaggagaggctggatggactgggacttttttctctggagcgtaggaggctgaggggtgaccttatagaggtctataaaataatgaggggcacagatcagctagatagtcaccatcttttcccaaaggtaggggagtctaaaactagagggcataggtttaaggtgagaggggagagatacaaaagtgtccagaggggcaattttttcacacagagggtggtgagcgtctggaacaagctgccagaggcagtagtagaggcgggtacaattttgtctttttaaaagcatttagatagttacatgggtacgatggggagagagggatatgggccaaatgcgggcaattgggactagcttaggggttttaaaaaaaaagggcggcattgacaagttgggccgaagggcctgtttccatgctgtaaacctctatgactctaactcgtcccatttgcctgtgtttggcccatatccctctaagccTTTCCCtaaccatgtacctgtccaaatgttgtaattgtacctgagTCTGCCGcctcctctggcaactcattcagttcaagggcaactggacctgagctctgacgaagggtcacccagactcgaaacgttggcttcattctctctccacagatgctgccagacctgctgagattttccagcgtttttctgtttttgtttcagattccagcatccgctgtattttgtGTCCACCTGGGCATtaaacactggccagccagcgacgcccatgtcccatggatcagtaaaaaaaaatcctacagcgcagaaggaggccattcggcccatcgagtctgcaccgaccacaatcccaccccaggtcctacccccataaccccaggcatttaccctcgctagtccccctggcgtgggggcggcacggtggcacagtgggttagcactgatgcctcacatcgtcagggacccgggttcgattcctggtctcgggtcactgtctgtgtagagtttgcacattctccccgtgtctgcgtgggtttcctctgggtgctccggtttcctcccacagtccaaagatgtgccggttaggtggattggccatgctaaattgacccttaatgttcaaagatgtgcgggttaggtggattggccatgctaaattgctccttagtgtccaaagatgtgcaggttagggggattggccatgctaaattgccccttagtgttcaaagatgtgcgggttaggtggattggccatgctaaattgccccttagtgtccaaagatgtgctggttaggtggattggccatgctaaattgctccttagtgtccaaagatgtgcgggttaggtggattggccatgctaaattgctccttagtgtccaaagatgtgcaggttaggggcattggccatgctaaattgccccttagtgttcaaagatgtgcgggttaggtggattggccatgctaaattgccccttagtgtccaaagatgtgctggttaggtggattggccatgctaaattgccccttagtgtcagggggactagctaggtgaatgcatggggttatggggatagggcctgggtgggattgtggtcggtgcaggctcgatgggccgaatggcctcctcctgcacagtaggattccgtgacactaaggagcaacttagcatggccaatccacccaacccgctcatctttcggactgtgggaggaaaccagagcacccggaggaaacccacgcagacacgaggagacttcacacagatagtgatccaagccgggaatcgaaccggggtccctggcgctgtgaggccgcagtgctgacccactgtgggAGCTGCAGGTCTACTTATGGAGTTCCAGGCATTCTTATTCTCAATTTTTCTCATTTTCAGAATCGATACGCCACAGAAGATTCAGAAAAGGGGGCAGCGGTTGAGTCAACGAAAACCTGGCTACAACTCTTCACAAACTCAACGGGCTGGGCTTGGggcagagcgaggcagagagtggACAGAATCGATCAGGAAGACTGTTCGGTCGCCTTTGATACTGGCCAGCAGGAAGGCGATCGGGAGAACGAGACATTGAATCTCTGGCCGGAGAAATGGAAGCAAGCGTCAGAATTCCTCCCTTAAGTGTGAAGTGACAATTGGTGGCCTACCAAACCTTTCCTTAGTTCCAGCTAGAGGAAGCGAGGAGTTCGGGCTCTCTGTCTCACCGGCCTGGTAACCTGATGGTTAGAAAGTGAAGCCAGTTGCCAACTTTTCCTTGTAAAAGTCACCATTAGCGCCCGTTAAGGAACGCTGTTAACGCTTCCCTTCTGGGGAGCAAGCAAAATCTGACTCAAAGAAGGAGATCTTAGAATAAGTGACCAAACTGAAGGTCACATTGTTTTTCAAGTAGCATTCTTCAGGAAAGAGAGGGGATCCCAAAGTTTGAGACCCAAAGAGAGGTTTGTGTTGGCTGCTAAGAGAGTGTAAGCACCCAACATTGGCCAGGGATAACTCCTCTTCCGTCCTAGTTCCGGTTCTTTCCCGGTGAAGGAGTCCGGGAGCACAGCTGTACTCAATCCCCCTGTGAGCGGGGCGCGGGCCTGCCGGAGGACTTGTCAACAGCAGATCCCTCCGAACCATCAGGCCGTCTCCCAGGAGGCCGTCTGTTCACCGTGACTCGGCCCGAGCGTCTGCTCTTCCACTCAACACCGAATAACGGGGGAGAGGCAAACCTCTTGTTGGGCGGGAGGGCTTCGCTCGAGGGGGAAGGTCGGGCCCGCGGAGGCGGAAATTCAGGCCCAATCTCAAGTCGAAAGGGTTGGCCACCTCCGATTCGGCCTTTTCCCAGCGGAATTTATCAGAAGGTCTTTCCGCTTGGGCGGGCTTGGGCGGTGGGTCTGATCTTCGCCCAAGTCTGAGAGGAAACAGGCCGGAGGATCTGAGTTTAGTTTGAGAGGGCCTGCGTTttgaggaggagagaggagacTAGGCGtcttgtgtggggagggggattggggggaagaATGAGTTCATAGTTCCACGTCTCTGAGGAGCTTTCGTATCTTGTCCTTTGACTGAAAGATCTTAGGGCCTAGGCCTAGGGCCTAGTTCAAGGGAATTTGGAGAGAGGCGTCGGGTGAAGGAAAGCAATGACGGTGTCCGACCCCCCAGGGCCAGTTAACAGCGAATTGGACAAGGCGGATCTGGAATGTTCCATCTGTTGCCATGACTACAACTGGACGGACAAGTGCCCCCGGGAGCTGGAGTGCCTCCACACCTTCTGCACCGAGTGCCTCACCAGAATGGAGGGCCAACTGGCCGACTCCTGCCACCACATCTGTTGCCCGCTGTGCCGTTACTCCACCGAGCTGACGGCCGCCGGGGCCCTGGGCCTACCCCGGCAGGAGCAGATCCTCCTGGAGCTGCCCGCCAAGCCGGAGCCGCGGGGCCGGCCGCTGGCCACCCTGAGCCAGCAGGTCATCCTGACCCTGGACTCGGGCGAGACCACCGTCATCATGCTGCCCACCGTCAGCCTGAGCGTGGAGCAGGGGGACGGGCAGCGGGAGGGGAGAGGCTGGGGCCTCCAGGAGTCCCCGCCGCTCCTCCGCCAGAACCAGAAGCAGCAGGCCGTGGTCTGCCTGAGGAAGGCCTCCTGGAGACTGGCCACCCTGCTGGTCCTCACCTGCATTGCGGCGTTTGTGCTCGGTCCACGGCTGTTTTAACGCCACAGGAAAACTGGGCCCAGgatcccctttccccccaccgctgtcagagatgggggtgagggagggaagggggaagtgaGCATCTTCTGAGGGAGCCAGAGATCACAGAGAAGCtggggaggagatggcctagcggtattatcactcgattatcaatccagaaactcatagaatccctgcagtgcagaaggaggccatttggcccatcgagtctgcaccgaccacaatcccacctcagccctatccccccaaccccatgtatttaccctgcttttcCATCCGACATGATgtggcaatttatcctggccaatccacctaaccggcacatctttggactgtgagaggaaaccggagcacccggaggaaacctacgcagacacggggggagaacgtgcagactccgcacagacagtgacccgaggccggaatcgaacgcaggtccctggcgctgtgaggcagcagtgctaaccactgtgccaccgtgccgcccaaatgttcTGGGTaacccggggttcgaatcccgtccacgccagatggtggaatttgaattcaataaaaaatatctggaattaagaatctactgatgacccattgtcggaaaaacccatctgtttccttcggggaaggaaatctgccgtccttacccggtctggcctacatgtgactccagagccacagccagtgtggttgactctcaactgccctccaaggggcaactagagatgggcaataaatgctggcccagccagcgacgcccatgacccaggaatgaataaaaaaagctccAGGGACAGCAAAGACTCACTCTTCATCTCTCTTTTGGTATAACGCTCACGCCTCCTCCAACCCATGCCTTCAACACATCTCCCCTGGGATTGACTCTGCACAGGCCGCCATAGCAATGGCTCCACATGCTTTATTTGCCAATAGTAGaaaatctgcagtgcagaaggaggccattcagcccatcgcgtctgcactgatcacaatcccaccctggccctattcccctaaccccactaaTCCGATAACCTATGCCTCccaggacattaagaggcaatttagcatggccaatccacctaacctgcacatctttggacactaaggtgcaatttaacatggccaatccacctaaccagcacatctttggacactaagggacaatttagcatggccaatccacctaacctacacatctttgggcactaaggggcaatttagaatggccaatccacctaacctatacgtctttggacactaaggggcaatttaacatggccaatccacctaacctgcacatctttggacactaaggggcaatttggcatggctgatccacctaacctgcacatctttggacactaaggggcaatttagcatggccaatccacctaacctacacatctttgggcactaaggggcaatttagaatggccaatccacctaacctacacatctttggacactaaggggcaatttagcatggccaatccacctaacctgcacatctttggacactaaggggcaatttagcatggccaatccacctaacctgcacatctttggacattaaggggcaatttaacatggtcaatccacctaacatgcacacctttggacactaaaggacaatttagcacggccaatccacctcacccacacatcattggacactaaggggcaatttatcctggccaatccacctaatcggcacatctttggactgtgagaggaaaccggagcacccggaggaaacccacgcagacacgggggagaacgtgcaaactccacacagacagtgacccgaggccggaatcgaacccaggtccctggtgctgtgaggcagcagtgctaaccactgtgccaccgtgccgcccaaatgttctgggggacccggggttcgaatcccatccacgccagatggtggaatttgaattcaataacaaatatctggaattaagaatctactgatgacccattgtcggaaaaacccatctgtttccttcagggaaggaaatctgccgtccttacccggtctggcctccatgtgactccagagccacagccaatgtggttgactctcaactgccctccaaggggcaactagagatgggcaataaatgctggcccagccagcgacgcccatgtcccaggaatgaataaaaaaagctacAGGAACAGCAAAGACTCACTCTTCATCTCTCTTTTGGTATAACGCTCACGCCTCCTCCAACCCATGCCTTCAACACATCTCCCCTGGGATTGACTCTGCACAGGCCGCCATAGC from Mustelus asterias chromosome 31, sMusAst1.hap1.1, whole genome shotgun sequence includes these protein-coding regions:
- the LOC144481688 gene encoding RING finger protein 224, with translation MTVSDPPGPVNSELDKADLECSICCHDYNWTDKCPRELECLHTFCTECLTRMEGQLADSCHHICCPLCRYSTELTAAGALGLPRQEQILLELPAKPEPRGRPLATLSQQVILTLDSGETTVIMLPTVSLSVEQGDGQREGRGWGLQESPPLLRQNQKQQAVVCLRKASWRLATLLVLTCIAAFVLGPRLF